In a single window of the Neoarius graeffei isolate fNeoGra1 chromosome 28, fNeoGra1.pri, whole genome shotgun sequence genome:
- the im:7138535 gene encoding protein FAM98A isoform X1 — MEREFGTISALKAVGYHSDRCMTRCECDELPCPLLSWLVLELRKTCPELGAGDSGTILARELKEVLKVMLCPYDMLSTETLTPIHLKRITEFLVSELQAARMLKYKECNLESTEPLSESGKEQRPRESHPDMENETRLDDKEVMKELSELFQALDMDAASQLSDVHSQIESQLALLPEGKVQEPLLKTNLNSTQWRALNQINQALCKDYECRRQMMIKRFSVTLQSFAWGERGKERSALISTIPPFTSALESSVSAALLLAAREDQSCILPVTAGPSTAVHKVLMGSVPDRGGRPGEIEPPMPMFTQRSERGDGPRREKNKFKRREYSGKKKKNKNR, encoded by the exons atGGAGCGAGAGTTTGGGACAATATCGGCTCTTAAAGCTGTTGG GTATCACAGTGATCGCTGTATGACACGGTGTGAATGTGATGAACTGCCGTGTCCACTGCTCTCCTGGCTGGTGCTGGAGTTGAGAAAAACCTGTCCTGAACTTGGAG caggagACAGTGGCACCATTCTGGCCCGGGAACTGAAAGAGGTCCTGAAAGTCATGTTGTGCCCTTATGACATGCTCAGTACAGAGACTCTAACCCCTATTCATCTCAAAAGAATAACAG AGTTCCTGGTTTCCGAGTTACAAGCAGCACGTATGCTGAAGTACAAAGAGTGCAATCTGGAAAGTACTGAGCCTCTGAGCGAGTCAGGCAAAGAGCAGAGACCGAGAGAATCTCACCCCGATATGGAGAATGAGACTCGACTAGATGACAAAGAGGTAATGAAGGAATTGTCAGAGTTGTTTCAAGCCCTGGATATGGATGCAGCCTCGCAGCTCAGTGACGTCCACTCACAG ATAGAATCACAATTAGCGTTGCTCCCAGAGGGTAAAGTGCAAGAGCCATTGCTAAAAACGAACCTGAATTCTACACAATGG AGAGCGCTGAATCAGATTAACCAAGCCCTCTGTAAAGACTACGAGTGCCGTCGGCAGATGATGATTAAACGCTTCTCCGTCACGCTCCAGTCATTTGCATGGGGAGAGCGAGGAAAG GAGCGCAGCGCTCTGATATCCACAATACCTCCATTTACATCAGCACTTGAGTCGTCTGTCTCCGCTGCACTGTTACTAGCAGCTAGAGAAGATCAGTCTTGCATTCTGCCCGTGACTGCAGGACCGTCAACAGCCGTTCATAAG GTGCTGATGGGTAGTGTGCCAGATAGAGGAGGTCGACCTGGAGAGATCGAACCTCCTATGCCAATGTTCACTCAACGTAGTGAAAGAGGTGATGGTCCGAGGCGTGAAAAGAATAAATTCAAGAGACGGGAGTACtctgggaaaaagaaaaaaaataagaatagaTAG
- the im:7138535 gene encoding protein FAM98B isoform X2: MEREFGTISALKAVGYHSDRCMTRCECDELPCPLLSWLVLELRKTCPELGGDSGTILARELKEVLKVMLCPYDMLSTETLTPIHLKRITEFLVSELQAARMLKYKECNLESTEPLSESGKEQRPRESHPDMENETRLDDKEVMKELSELFQALDMDAASQLSDVHSQIESQLALLPEGKVQEPLLKTNLNSTQWRALNQINQALCKDYECRRQMMIKRFSVTLQSFAWGERGKERSALISTIPPFTSALESSVSAALLLAAREDQSCILPVTAGPSTAVHKVLMGSVPDRGGRPGEIEPPMPMFTQRSERGDGPRREKNKFKRREYSGKKKKNKNR, encoded by the exons atGGAGCGAGAGTTTGGGACAATATCGGCTCTTAAAGCTGTTGG GTATCACAGTGATCGCTGTATGACACGGTGTGAATGTGATGAACTGCCGTGTCCACTGCTCTCCTGGCTGGTGCTGGAGTTGAGAAAAACCTGTCCTGAACTTGGAG gagACAGTGGCACCATTCTGGCCCGGGAACTGAAAGAGGTCCTGAAAGTCATGTTGTGCCCTTATGACATGCTCAGTACAGAGACTCTAACCCCTATTCATCTCAAAAGAATAACAG AGTTCCTGGTTTCCGAGTTACAAGCAGCACGTATGCTGAAGTACAAAGAGTGCAATCTGGAAAGTACTGAGCCTCTGAGCGAGTCAGGCAAAGAGCAGAGACCGAGAGAATCTCACCCCGATATGGAGAATGAGACTCGACTAGATGACAAAGAGGTAATGAAGGAATTGTCAGAGTTGTTTCAAGCCCTGGATATGGATGCAGCCTCGCAGCTCAGTGACGTCCACTCACAG ATAGAATCACAATTAGCGTTGCTCCCAGAGGGTAAAGTGCAAGAGCCATTGCTAAAAACGAACCTGAATTCTACACAATGG AGAGCGCTGAATCAGATTAACCAAGCCCTCTGTAAAGACTACGAGTGCCGTCGGCAGATGATGATTAAACGCTTCTCCGTCACGCTCCAGTCATTTGCATGGGGAGAGCGAGGAAAG GAGCGCAGCGCTCTGATATCCACAATACCTCCATTTACATCAGCACTTGAGTCGTCTGTCTCCGCTGCACTGTTACTAGCAGCTAGAGAAGATCAGTCTTGCATTCTGCCCGTGACTGCAGGACCGTCAACAGCCGTTCATAAG GTGCTGATGGGTAGTGTGCCAGATAGAGGAGGTCGACCTGGAGAGATCGAACCTCCTATGCCAATGTTCACTCAACGTAGTGAAAGAGGTGATGGTCCGAGGCGTGAAAAGAATAAATTCAAGAGACGGGAGTACtctgggaaaaagaaaaaaaataagaatagaTAG
- the im:7138535 gene encoding protein FAM98A isoform X3, producing MTRCECDELPCPLLSWLVLELRKTCPELGAGDSGTILARELKEVLKVMLCPYDMLSTETLTPIHLKRITEFLVSELQAARMLKYKECNLESTEPLSESGKEQRPRESHPDMENETRLDDKEVMKELSELFQALDMDAASQLSDVHSQIESQLALLPEGKVQEPLLKTNLNSTQWRALNQINQALCKDYECRRQMMIKRFSVTLQSFAWGERGKERSALISTIPPFTSALESSVSAALLLAAREDQSCILPVTAGPSTAVHKVLMGSVPDRGGRPGEIEPPMPMFTQRSERGDGPRREKNKFKRREYSGKKKKNKNR from the exons ATGACACGGTGTGAATGTGATGAACTGCCGTGTCCACTGCTCTCCTGGCTGGTGCTGGAGTTGAGAAAAACCTGTCCTGAACTTGGAG caggagACAGTGGCACCATTCTGGCCCGGGAACTGAAAGAGGTCCTGAAAGTCATGTTGTGCCCTTATGACATGCTCAGTACAGAGACTCTAACCCCTATTCATCTCAAAAGAATAACAG AGTTCCTGGTTTCCGAGTTACAAGCAGCACGTATGCTGAAGTACAAAGAGTGCAATCTGGAAAGTACTGAGCCTCTGAGCGAGTCAGGCAAAGAGCAGAGACCGAGAGAATCTCACCCCGATATGGAGAATGAGACTCGACTAGATGACAAAGAGGTAATGAAGGAATTGTCAGAGTTGTTTCAAGCCCTGGATATGGATGCAGCCTCGCAGCTCAGTGACGTCCACTCACAG ATAGAATCACAATTAGCGTTGCTCCCAGAGGGTAAAGTGCAAGAGCCATTGCTAAAAACGAACCTGAATTCTACACAATGG AGAGCGCTGAATCAGATTAACCAAGCCCTCTGTAAAGACTACGAGTGCCGTCGGCAGATGATGATTAAACGCTTCTCCGTCACGCTCCAGTCATTTGCATGGGGAGAGCGAGGAAAG GAGCGCAGCGCTCTGATATCCACAATACCTCCATTTACATCAGCACTTGAGTCGTCTGTCTCCGCTGCACTGTTACTAGCAGCTAGAGAAGATCAGTCTTGCATTCTGCCCGTGACTGCAGGACCGTCAACAGCCGTTCATAAG GTGCTGATGGGTAGTGTGCCAGATAGAGGAGGTCGACCTGGAGAGATCGAACCTCCTATGCCAATGTTCACTCAACGTAGTGAAAGAGGTGATGGTCCGAGGCGTGAAAAGAATAAATTCAAGAGACGGGAGTACtctgggaaaaagaaaaaaaataagaatagaTAG